One window of the Betta splendens chromosome 21, fBetSpl5.4, whole genome shotgun sequence genome contains the following:
- the si:dkey-230p4.1 gene encoding trichohyalin isoform X8 yields the protein MESSFLIGWQQEKAELTHEVSRLQEELAENRAEREELESRSMALNDRLRQSVTPALALSLQVEGEQRAWKKKVRDGREREARQTLLVHQLQNKVFEYRDRCQELELLLQDEHKRLLNTGWRIGDEHNKSLESVLIRLEEEQQRSVSLAETNTLLCKQLTQSQEDNQAIRGDLQKLTADWTKAVEEAEHKDSYWQRENKCRSDHEAQHQASLLSVWGSVVALRQQCHTLKIAAYRDLWQLKAEFSQMSSSLLSSCESLFPFLKLCAPHLQPSSLSQHQPFLPFDLPQSSLSPPLCSTLLHQPLLSSALSSNLPSATPGPPLASTSTLGTFSLAELECIEEKRMHEEKKPQVSELNLLHEAEVSQLKELITELSHHMQAEQSLREEKEHEIKKRMETETCLQSVSQGVIRLFRVLSSCSSRPLSVSLESILSLDLCALLSVLSHTESALRWRNEELQGAELSVRRLSEEKTAMQLSFKQLEDENQQLRTHLQQTQVELTHTLDLLNREQEAISSLRLQVEEVQTREEGVKRNNDRLRREIDRHEERTRQLESGTHKRVEMEFLGNVQLQEKETLHHLKSHTLKVECELSDSQPQLQALMSEVSSLQREVKTFKMDCTELRVQKKLDAKAISQLRERPNEWETITEERESGLISLKEAKEKDGRQLEKLSFKHDLVCTELKGVQEQLRQAHEEVRRRDRQQVEQQRDGRKLQEEQNSLESHLYTHTLEAELQELKSETVSLHQQLGQHQKQLSLSQMATCQLQTHIHTLQQTKETFHGEIVCLRAELEQAVAKIKDEKDTRKMNRKDNDEQQLQVEMLMEETQTLRKRRKEEEQERNEERKSWQREREALSEELGKRKGEVGVLRRRTKGLTDEKQDIQRGLQGLMKEIAAEEAQTNQMFERIQWMEGEKGRLEKDMIGLEVRMREKGVTIEARRREEKIQRDREVEALYDRLDRLEREKEERQDEVKQVRCEAETELETWKKNVKKMEVEINRLTEEISLLEDTREVERRKERLQGEEDEKTKEKMIQLRDAAKKAEENMEKLKSRMKEVESETEQERSKNEKMQIEKQEAETGLLEKAGEMELLGLGLNMVKEEREKMKEEVDRMKCRLEHQMSAVREREEEVENLKKHLKLMEKREEKALREQQEANEKLFQKDTREEQLETLLRESQILLETERRVGHEKDDRLFSQATELQEAHNENERSKRMVKEREVAQKEELSEWRERAEHSKKEVALLSQVFKQQEKEVHRLKVSLKERDKEEREGQKITEERRGKLESKITDLDKEKTRLEDKLKEVEEKWEEERGVVRSIREEVKRMEDRSEEMKNEIKELRRAKEETRSFENNLIEQRRGLEDKVLEREKEIDELNKELQQLGRMKEEKIRIENKLMDKEKEMDKLGEMLSCKEEEKRTLVGRLKEAKKEHERLRIRKAQHLLVVKRGKFFVREMEEKKAGLSVELRRRKQEVTALREEVQRERDKTQKELRRQEQEVLMLKNSILTEQGEKRDIQEKLWRTESEVTLLREEIKLILNKDEDAQGEITALKEYIQKEQRSMQETQCDAQQQMEELQDELSRTRSKLSLLKVEIQSKQKDKMELQEELKQRKAEVEKEKRMGAQQVWRRKDEELRRTKEELTDMAGKLQEEQSKKVQIQEKLASIDKEVTALREELQKEQRKKEEVQEELRGVQQSMDVMTVNLNFLQGQLSGLSESRQGAWEEVKMKEEQNWQIKEGLRAALEEMTKLKVLLQESYTEGERLRNALNEKKQEIDIKEANLQAVREEVEKEREEFQKIRVKVETLDRRRKEMMDELLVAKRLKRKAEEEKRESEELWRTRLEEREIKLTDLTREIQILKAKEEAVDKEFRLRLEENIKKGEENRAELSQERATLATLEEQKSQSSPAAEKTRGNRSEGEVEEFTYLWFLQRSTIHFCCRRMKRCGGCSEIKRPSPQRL from the exons ATGGAGTCAAGTTTTCTGATTGGCTGGCAACAAGAGAAGGCAGAGCTCACACACGAGGTGTCCCGActtcaggaggagctggcagagaacagagctgaaagggaggagctggagtctAGGAGCATGGCTCTGAATGACCGG CTTCGTCAGTCAGTGACTCCCGCACTGGCCCTCTCTCTGCAAGTAGAGGGTGAGCAGAGAGCCTGGAAGAAAAAAGTAAGGGatggaagagagagggaggccaGACAGACTCTGCTCGTCCATCAATTACAGAACAAG GTGTTTGAGTACAGAGATCGATgtcaggagctggagcttctGCTGCAGGACGAACACAAACGGCTACTGAACACTGGG TGGAGGATCGGAGATGAACACAATAAATCTCTGGAGAGCGTCCTCatcaggctggaggaggaacagcagag GTCAGTCAGTTTGGCTGAGACCAATACCCTCCTATGCAAACAGCTCACCCAGTCACAAGAGGACAACCAGGCAATAAGGGGGGACCTCCAAAAGCTGACGGCTGACTGGACAAAagctgtggaggaggcagagcacaAAGATTCTTATTGGCAGAGAGAGAACAAG TGTCGGTCAGATCATGAGGCTCAGCACCAGGCTAGCTTGCTATCAGTCTGGGGATCTGTAGTTGCTCTGAGACAACAGTGTCACACCTTAAAAATAGCTGCATACAG ggaTCTGTGGCAGTTGAAAGCAGAGTTTTCTCAAATGTCGTCCTCCCTCCTGTCCAGCTGTGAATCCCTTTTCCCATTCTTGAAGCTTTGTGCTCCTCACCTTcaaccctcctccctctcccaacATCAACCTTTTCTACCATTTGACCTCCCTCAATcctccctctcacccccccTCTGTTCCACACTGCTCCATCAACCCCTATTATCATCTGCTCTTTCCTCCAACCTTCCTTCTGCTACGCCTGGTCCTCCTttagcctccacctccactctgGGAACCTTCTCCTTGGCAGAGCTGGAGTGCATAGAGGAGAAAAGGATGCATGAAGAGAAAAAACCACAGGTGTCAGAGCTGAATCTCCTCCACGAGGCAGAGGTTTCTCAGCTGAAGGAACT GATTACAGAACTCTCTCACCATATGCAGGCTGAGCAGAgtctgagggaggaaaaggagcacGAGATAAAGAAACGTATGGAAACAGAGACATGTctgcagtctgtcagtcagGGTGTGATTCGGCTG TTCAGAgtcctgagcagctgcagcagtcgACCTCTCAGTGTCTCCTTAGAAAGTATCCTGAGTCTTGACTTGTGTGCCCTgctgtctgtcctgtctcacACCGAGAGTGCCCTTCGGTGGAGAAATGAAGAACTACAG GGTGCAGAGTTATCTGTGCGGCGGCTTAGTGAGGAGAAAACGGCAATGCAGCTCAGTTTTAAGCAGCTGGAAGATGAAAACCAACAGCTACGAACACACTTGCAACAAACTCAGGTGGAACTAACACACACCCTGGACCtgctaaacag GGAGCAAGAGGCGATCTCGTCTCTACGTCTACAAGTGGAGGAAGTTCAGACAAGAGAGGAGGGTGTGAAGCGAAACAACGATAGACTGAGGAGAGAGATAGACAGACATGAGGAGAGAACCAGACAACTGGAGTCAGGGACTCACAAACG AGTTGAGATGGAGTTCTTAGGGAACGTTCAACTGCAGGAGAAAGAAACTCTGCACCATTTGAAGAGCCACACTCTGAAG GTTGAGTGTGAGCTTTCAGACAGCCAGCCACAGCTGCAGGCTCTCATGTCAGAGGTCAGCTCTTTGCAGAGGGAGGTCAAAACTTTCAAGATGGACTGCACTGAGCTCAG AGTTCAAAAAAAACTAGACGCCAAGGCCATTAGTCAGTTGAGAGAACGACCGAATGAGTGGGAGACCATAACTGAAGAAAGGGAGAGCGGGTTGATTTCTCTGAAGGAAGCAAAGGAGAAGGATGGACGACAACTGGAGAAG CTGTCCTTCAAGCATGACTTGGTCTGCACAGAACTGAAGGGagtgcaggagcagctgcgacAGGCACATGAGGAAGTgagaaggagagacagacagcaggtggagcagcagagagatggCCGAAAGCTTCAAGAGGAGCAGAACAGTCTGGAGAGTCatctatacacacatacactggaggctgagctgcaaGAGCTCAA gtCTGAGACAGTGTCTCTACATCAGCAGCTTGGTCAGCACCAGAAGCAGCTCTCTCTGTCACAGATGGCCACATgtcagctgcaaacacacattcatactcTGCAGCAAACCAAAGAAACCTTTCATG GTGAGATTGTATGTctgagagcagagctggagcaaGCAGTGGCAAAGATAAAAGATGAGAAAGACACAAGAAAAATGAACAGGAAGGACAATGATGAGCAGCAGTTGCAGGTGGAGATGCTGatggaggaaacacagacactgagaaagaggaggaaagaagaggaacaggaaagaaatgaggagaggaaatcctggcagagagagagggaagcacTGAGTGAGGAGCTGGGTAAGAGGAAAGGTGAGGTGGgggtgctgaggaggaggactaAGGGACTGACTGATGAAAAGCAAGATATACAACGAGGGTTGCAGGGGTTGATGAAGGAGATTGCTGCAGAGGAGGCGCAAACCAACCAGATGTTTGAGAGAATACAGTGGATGGAGGGAGAAAAGGGGAGACTGGAGAAGGACATGATCGGGCTAGAGGTTAGGATGAGAGAGAAAGGGGTAACAATAGAAgcaagaaggagagaggaaaaaattcagagagacagagaggtggaGGCACTCTATGATCGTTTGGATAGAttggaaagagaaaaagaagagaggCAAGATGAGGTAAAGCAAGTAAGGTGTGAAGCAGAAACGGAGTTGGAAACATGGAAGAAAAATGTCAAGAAAATGGAGGTGGAGATTAACAGACTGACAGAAGAAATCTCCCTATTAGAAGATACCAGAGAGgtagagaggaggaaggagagactgCAAGGCGAAGAAGACGAGAAGACGAAGGAGAAGATGATACAACTTAGGGATGCAGcaaagaaagcagaggagaacaTGGAGAAACTGAAGAGTAGGATGAAAGAGGTGGAGAGTGAGACAGAACAAGAGAGAagtaaaaatgagaaaatgcaAATTGAAAAGCAGGAAGCGGAAACAGGGTTGTTGGAGAAGGCAGGGGAGATGGAGCTACTGGGGTTGGGCCTGAACATGGTTAAGGAGGAACGtgagaagatgaaggaggaggtggacaggaTGAAGTGCAGGCTGGAGCATCAAATGAGCGCTGTGAGGGaacgagaggaggaggtggaaaacTTAAAGAAGCACCTTAAGCTCatggagaagagagaagagaaagctCTCAGGGAGCAACAGGAAGCAAATGAGAAACTCTTTCAGAAGGACACAAGGGAGGAGCAGTTGGAAACACTGCTGAGGGAAAGCCAGATTCTCCTGGAAACAGAAAGAAGGGTTGGACATGAGAAAGATGACAGGCTCTTCTCCCAGGCCACGGAACTGCAGGAGGCTCACAATGAGAATGAGAGATCAAAGAGAATGGTCAAAGAGAGGGAGGTGGCTCAGAAAGAGGAACTTAGTGAGTGGCGCGAGAGGGCAGAGCATAGCAAAAAGGAGGTGGCACTACTCAGTCAGGTCTttaagcagcaggagaaggaggtaCACCGCCTAAAAGTCTCTCTGAAGGAGAGAGataaagaggagagggagggtcaGAAAATaactgaggagaggaggggaaagcTAGAAAGCAAGATAACAGACCTAGACAAAGAAAAGACAAGACTCGAGGATaagctgaaggaggtggaggagaagtgggaagaagagagaggggtGGTGAGGAGCATCAGGGAGGAAGTTAAGAGGATGGAGGACAGATCAGAAGAAATGAAGAATGAGATTAAAGAGCTAAGAAGGGCAAAAGAGGAGACCAGGAGTTTTGAGAATAACCTGatagagcagaggagggggctAGAGGATAAAgtgttagagagagagaaagaaatagaTGAACTAAataaagagctgcagcagttggggagaatgaaggaggagaagattAGGATAGAGAATAAACTGATGGATAAGGAGAAAGAAATGGACAAACTTGGGGAGATGTTGAGttgcaaagaggaggaaaagagaacaCTAGTGGGTAGACTTAAGGAGGCAAAAAAAGAGCATGAGAGACTGAGAATAAGAAAAGCTCAACACCTCCTGGtggtgaaaagaggaaagttctTTGTCAGGGAGATGGAAGAGAAGAAGGCAGGGCTGTCAGTGGAGCTGAGAAGGCGGAAACAAGAAGTGACAGCTCTCAGAGAGGAAGTGCAGAGGGAGCGGGATAAAACACAAAAGGAGTTGAggagacaggaacaggaggtgCTGATGCTCAAAAATAGTATTTTAACAGAACAGGGTGAAAAAAGAGACATACAGGAAAAGTTGTGGAGGACTGAAAGCGAGGTAACACTTCTTAGGGAAGAGATAAAATTGATTCTAAACAAGGACGAGGACGCACAAGGGGAAATAACTGCTTTGAAGGAATACATCCAGAAGGAGCAAAGGAGTATGCAGGAAACCCAATGTgatgcacagcagcagatggaggagttACAGGATGagctgagcagaaccagaagcaaACTTTCTTTACTTAAAGTGGAGATACAAAGTAAACAAAAGGATAAGATGGAGTTACAAGAAGAGCtgaaacagagaaaagcagaagtagaaaaagagaagagaatgGGAGCCCAACAGGTGTGGAGGCGAAAGgacgaggagctgaggagaacaAAGGAGGAGTTAACAGACATGGCAGGGAAGTTACAAGAGGAACAAAGCAAGAAAGTTCAAATACAGGAGAAGTTAGCAAGCATAGACAAGGAAGTGACTGCTCTGAGAGAGGAACTGCAAAAGGAGCAGcgaaagaaggaggaggtgcaggaggagctgagaggagtGCAGCAGAGCATGGATGTGATGACGGTGAACCTGAACTTCCTGCAGGGTCAG CTGTCTGGGCTGAGTGAGAGCAGGCAGGGAGCATGGGAGGAGGTGAaaatgaaggaggagcagaatTGGCAGATAAAGGAGGGCCTGAGGGCTGCTCTAGAGGAGATGACTAAGCTGAAGGTCCTTCTGCAG GAGAGCTACACAGAGGGAGAGCGCCTGAGGAACGCCCTGAACGAGAAGAAGCAGGAGATAGATATCAAAGAGGCTAATCTGCAAGCtgtcagggaggaggtggagaaagaaagagaggaattTCAAAAGATCAGAGTCAAAGTTGAAACTCTagacaggaggagaaaggagatgATGGATGAGCTGTTAGTGGCTAAACGGCTGAAGcggaaggcagaggaggaaaagagagagtcTGAGGAGCTGTGGAGAACACGATTGGAGGAACGAGAGATAAAGCTGACAGATTTAACGAGGGAAATCCAGATACTGAAGGCAAAAGAGGAGGCAGTGGACAAGGAGTTCAGgctcaggctggaggagaacatCAAGAAGGGTGAAGAGAATCGGGCTGAGCTGAGCCAAGAAAGAGCCACATTGGCGACGTTGGAGGAGCAGAAATCGCAGTCCTCGCcggctgcagagaaaacaagggGCAACAGGAGTGAAGGAGAAGTGGAGGAG TTCACTTATTTATGGTTTCTTCAAAGGAGCACAATTCatttctgctgcaggagaatgAAGAGATGTGGAGGCTGCTCAGAAATAAAGAG GCCCAGCCCCCAAAGGCTCTGA